The Solanum pennellii chromosome 4, SPENNV200 genomic interval CCAATGaacataaaacacaaaaaattagaataaataacaaaattgcatatatttttttttctgttatacaagaaattcaataatttcatcaaatttcaaAACTATAGTTGTTCCATCATAATAAAATTTACCATACAAATCACAAAAGAttcatctttttcttcaaatctaCTGATCTTCAGGCACTTTGTATAAGTCAGCTGTAATTTCCGTTAACCATAACCCCGGAAATAGCGTCTGCAAAAAATACATCAATCAAATAACATATTCACTGTAATTTTACGAGTGAATTAAGAAATGTTGTTGAAGCAcgcataatcataatttaatcaaaattaattgttATCGACTATATGAAACTTACGTCCAAATTTTTCTGAACCAATTTAGCTCGTTTTTTGGGTCTACGAGGGGGTCTATGTGCGATCATCGCCGTGAAATCTTCTTCGATCTCTTTTCGCGACAAGGAAACGGAATATTTCACCCTCTGTTTCTTCTCGCCGCTGCAAGAAGCTCCGGCGATCACTCCACCGGAAAATTCACTTCGAAATCTTGAAGATTTGTTATTCTCCGTCTTTAATGGTGGCAAACAGTTCATTTCCTTCGATCCACCACTTCCGCCAGCTCCGGCGCCGGCGAGTACACCGTTCGGTTCGTTACAAGCCGCACGCCGAGTCCTCAAGCTCCATGGTCTGGATAAGTCGCCGACGGCGGCTGCATCAGATACATCTACCTTCACattcatcgtcgtcgtcgtcgccgGCGCCGGCGACGGAGAATCTAATCCTTCCCTTAAAATCGCGTCTTTCATCTTATCAGTTTCCGTTTGAAGATCAATCATCA includes:
- the LOC107017841 gene encoding uncharacterized protein LOC107017841; its protein translation is MAMGPERSKPLHNFSLPCGLKWGNQKFLRCVKEDSDEEMSRSELIGRRRETGVVERHRTKFRSVNGDSGEGIEAVREKLMIDLQTETDKMKDAILREGLDSPSPAPATTTTMNVKVDVSDAAAVGDLSRPWSLRTRRAACNEPNGVLAGAGAGGSGGSKEMNCLPPLKTENNKSSRFRSEFSGGVIAGASCSGEKKQRVKYSVSLSRKEIEEDFTAMIAHRPPRRPKKRAKLVQKNLDTLFPGLWLTEITADLYKVPEDQ